The Ranitomeya variabilis isolate aRanVar5 chromosome 7, aRanVar5.hap1, whole genome shotgun sequence DNA window aatggggggcatgtatgaggaaacggtacagggaatgggggcatgtatgaggaaacggtacgggggaatggggggcatgtatgaggaaacagtacagggaatgggggggcatgtatgaggaaacagtacaggggaatgggggcatgtataaggaaatGGTACTGGGGAATGGGGCATGTACAAGGAAActgtatggggggatgggtgcagacagtatgaggagtgaacggttgaatgtatgcggacacagtatgagtagtgatgtgaaaaatgtatgttgaCAGTTCGGGGAGTGAGGATGATggcatgtgtgcagacacagtatgaggagacaggtgagcaggcagtatagaaagtgagggggtaaatatatgaggagacggataaggataagggtatgtgcacacgttgcagatttgtgtgcgggTTTTTCCGCGCAGAATCTGAAAAAGTCTGTCGCCTCCCATCTTCGTACCAtggcgtcctcttcttttcttcctgccgcggctccggcgcaggcgtactttgtcggccctgttgagggcaaagtactgcagtgcgcaggcgccgggaaaggtcagagaattttggggtgacagattccctttaaaaggcccATAACTCATAACTCTAGGACTGTAGGGTGgattaaagaaaaacaaacaaaaatggaaTACTCAATCAACTGGAATAAAAGAAGCTAAATTCTCTAACAGAGGCGTGTAAGTGGTAGAATAGAATGTGATTGTTTCTGTCACACTTGGCTTGCCACCTGGTGCCAGAATCAATTGGTGCCGATAGGTTGCCATGTAGGTGGGGGCCCTATTGTGGTCACCATCTTTGTACTCCCAAGAAGCTTGGCCAGAGGCTTCATAAAAAGCCATCACTTCTGTGTTATGGCAGTATATTGAAAAAGTGATTATTTGTGGAAGAGGACAatcctccattccagcctccattgctgtTTTGCTCTGCATCATGATGCCTTTGAGAGTAGTGACGTGAGGACAAGGAGGATCAGGATAAGGACAGCCATTTTGTGTGTTTTCTCTCACTAGAGGAAATGGCAGAAACATGTCTACAGCCTCAGGGAGTATAATAAAGGGGCTGTCATCTGACAGAATGTGGCATCACCATGCATTAGTGTAGTTTCATCTACCTCATGTACAGAGGAAAATTTTACCTCAGACACTGTGCTCCTCCACCATTCACCTCATGTATCTGCCTCACTCACTGCTCCTGTATTCAGATTACAAACATGGccgacacctcatacagcaatggtaTTTTATGCTACATTTATGTCTGCAGCTTCCTCATGAAACCTGGTGTGACGGGGACTGTGTGTCAGGAAAAGCATGATAAGGAGAGCCATTTTGTTCAATTTCTCTCACAAGAAAAAATAGCTGAAATATGTGTATCGCCtcagggagtataatacagggGATATCACCTCCCAGAACATGGCAACATTCATTTCGCTCACCATGTATTAGTATAGTGTCTTCTACCTCACATAAAGACGGTAGTTTTACCTCAGACATTGTGTGTGTCCTGCCATTTACCTCATGTGTCTCCCTTGCTGCTCCTGTGTATTCCCTGAAGACATGGCTGTCACCACACACAGGTATTATATTCTACATGTATTGTCTGCAGCTTCCTTGGAGAagtgtgtgacaggaggagcaggATAAGGTGAGACATTTTGTGTAGATAGATAACACTTCTTACTTTGTTCAATATGGTGGAGCTGAGAGGAAACATGAAGTATAGACACTGGCACGAGAAGAACAGCCTTGATGCTGCCATTTATAGGTTGTTTGTCCTCCTTGTACATGGCCTCAACGCTAtataccatgttatcagtgctgtatactgatccttctatgagcgctggtatcggacaccatgtatcagtgctgtatactgatccttctatgtactggtatcagaccaccatgttatcagtgctgtatactgatccttctatgtactggtatcggacaccatgttatcagtgctgtatactgatccttctatgtactggtatcagacaccatgttatcagcgctgtatactgatccttccatgtactggtatcggacaccatgttatcagtgctgtatactgatccttctatgtactggtatcagaccaccatgttatcagtgctgtatgctgatccttctatgtactggtatcagacaccatgttatcagtgctgtatactgatccttctatgtactggtatcagacaccatgttatcagtgctgtatactgatccttctatgtactggtatcagaccaccatgttatcagcgctgtatactgatccttctatgtactggtatcggacaccatgttatcagtgctgtatactgatccttctatgtactggtatcagacaccatgttatcagtgctgtatactgatccttctatgtactggtatcagacaccatgttatcagtgctgtatactgatccttctatgtactggtatcagaccaccatgttatcagtgctgtatactgatccttctatgtactggtatcagacaccatgttatcagtgctgtatactgatccttctatgtactggtatcagaccaccatgttatcagtgctgtatactgatccttctatgtactggtatcagaccaccatgttatcagtgctgtatactgatccttctatgtactggtatcagacaccatgttatcagtgctgtatactgatccttctatgtactggtatcagaccaccatgttatcagcgctgtatactgatccttctatgtactggtatcggacaccatgttatcagtgctgtatactgatccttctatgtactggtatcagacaccatgttatcagtgctgtatactgatccttctatgtactggtatcagacaccatgttatcagtgctgtatactgatccttctatgtactggtatcagaccaccatgttatcagtgctgtatactgatccttctatgtactggtatcagacaccatgttatcagtgctgtatactgatccttctatgtactggtatcagaccaccatgttatcagtgctgtatactgatccttctatgtactggtatcagacaccatgttatcagtgctgtatactgatccttctatgtactggtatcagaccaccatgttatcagtgctgtatactgatccttctatgtactggtatcagaccaccatgttatcagtgctgtatactgatccttccatgtactggtatcagaccaccatgttatcagtgctgtatactgatccttctatgtactggcatcaggccaccatgttatcagtgctgtatactgatccttctatgtactggtatcagaccacgatgttatcagtgctgtatactgatccttctatgtactggtatcggacaccatgttatcagcgctgtatactgatccttccatgtactggtatcagaccaccatgttatcagtgctgtatactgatccttctatgagcgctggtatcagacaccatgttatcagcgctgtatactgatccttctatgtactggtatcggacaccatgttatcagtgctgtatatggacccttctatgtactggtatcggaccaccatgttatcagtgctgtatactgatccttctatgagcGCTGGTATCAGACcatcatgttatcagtgctgtatactgatccttctatgagcgctggtatcagaccaccatgttatcagtgctgtatactgatccttctgtgtactggtatcagaccaccatgttatcagcgctgtatactgatccttctatgtactggtatcagaccaccatgttatcagcgctgtatacggacccttctatgtactggtatcagacctccatgttatcagtgctgtatacggacccttctatgtactggtatcagaccaccatgttatcagtgctgtatgctGATCCTTCTCTGAgcgctggtatcagaccaccatgttatcagtgctgtatactgatccttctatgtactggtatcagaccaccatgttatcagtgctgtatactgatccttccatgtactggtatcagaccaacatgttatcagtgctgtatactgatccttctatgtactagtatcagaccaccatgttatcagcgctgtatactgatccttctatgtactagtatcagaccaccatgttatcagtgctgtatactgatccttctatgtactggtatcagaccaccatgttatcagtgctgtatactgatccttctatgtactggtatcagacaccatgttatcagtgctgtatactgatccttctatgtactggtatcagaccaccatgttatcagtgctgtatactgatccttctatgtactggtatcagaccgccatgttatcagtgctgtatactgatccttctatgtactggtatcagaccgccatgttatcagtgctgtatactgattcttctatgtactggtatcagaccgccatgttatcagcgctgtatactgatccttctatgtactggtatcagaccaccatgttatcagcgctgtatactgatccttctatgtactggtatcagaccaccatgttatcagcgctgtatacggacccttctatgtactggtatcagaccgccatgttatcagtgctgtatacggacccttctatgtactggtatcagaccaccatgttatcagtgctgtatgctGATCCTTCTCTGAgcgctggtatcagaccaccatgttatcagtgctgtatactgatccttctatgtactggtatcagaccaccatgttatcagcgctgtatacggacccttctatgtactggtatcagaccgccatgttatcagtgctgtatacggacccttctatgtactggtatcagaccaccatgttatcagtgctgtatgctGATCCTTCTCTGAgcgctggtatcagaccaccatgttatcagtgctgtatactgatccttctatgtactggtatcagaccaccatgttatcagtgctgtatactgatccttccatgtactggtatcagaccaacatgttatcagtgctgtatactgatccttctatgtactagtatcagaccaccatgttatcagcgctgtatactgatccttctatgtactagtatcagaccaccatgttatcagtgctgtatactgatccttctatgtactggtatcagaccaccatgttatcagtgctgtatactgatccttctatgtactggtatcagacaccatgttatcagtgctgtatactgatccttctatgtactggtatcagaccaccatgttatcagtgctgtatactgatccttctatgtactggtatcagaccgccatgttatcagtgctgtatactgatccttctatgtactggtatcagaccgccatgttatcagtgctgtatactgattcttctatgtactggtatcagaccgccATGTTATCAGTGCACCAGTCGTTTCAGCCAGTCGTGAATACTCATCACTAATGAAATAGCCACCGCAATGCTGGTTTCCGTTGCTAATAAGCAATCAACATTTATTGCTGTGATCTGAGCACTGCAATGACATGATGGTTCTGCTCAGATCACagtaactctcaggagtttctctcatcacacacagttgtgtgatcccggccaaagtCACTGCTGCATTACACCgcagtgcaatacttacgaaatgcttcgtggacccgagccggggcgtcatcccagccatccatcatcgcttgggccacctcattccatagtcgcCGGATCGTCACATCTGAGTGCTGCggaacccaggtgtcccacaacgggactcgctcatggaccaggttaGATGAGGATATAATTTTCaaagaggtcctcatcccgttctggaacctagaaaataaagaaatacattaatgtttgagacattaacataaggaaaataaagaaaacaacagacagaaaacaggcaagaaaaaTTAAAGTCAAGAAAAGAAAAAGGAGACAAGAACAAAAAGGTAAAGAGCAAAGTGAAGAAATGAACAGTCAAGAATAGtacagtcaggatacaataaacagagtcCAATCGGTCAGGTATACTTACATGCTGCCTTGCCACCCGAACCAGTCCAtgctgctcctgctcggcctctgctgcagttgaagaactgttctggaaaagaaaaaaaaattgtcacgtgtagatgtgacagagaatacttaccgaTCTGATCTAAAGAGGTGAGTACTCAGTTCACTTTCGTGTCCGCCATCTTCAGGGGGGCCAAGACGCTCCTCGGAAGAAGACGACGACGACATTCTGATGaatgcagcaagaaaaaaagagaaattattagtacatataaagagagaaaaaagaaaagatagactttggctttgatactcacattgtccAAAGTGTAGGTTTCTCCCAGGTTCTTTCCAGCGTCTGATCTTCTTCCCAATCTGCAGAGTTGTGGACtgccaatgcccactccctccttttatcagtttgtatgtgtggGGTGGCTAATTAGGGTCTAGACAGGTTTATttttgaaaaacgcatgcgttctcatagactgAAATGCGTTTTTTTGATGCATTTCTTCTGCAAACTACCGcacacgtttctaggcggcaaattcacGCCTGTGAAATTGTAACATGTTGCGTTTACCGTGCCAAgccgcagacaacgaaacgacgcatgcgtcgtcaaaggtGGCAGAAAGCatccaatcgcaggcacctgcgtccctaatgtttaAAGATAGGAAAAGACGACGCATGCGGGAGTATGCGGCATAAAcgttgcggacacaaccgcaaatgtgaaaccagcctaagaggctCCATGAATCTATAAAGTATGAGGCTGCAGACTGTACCCATATAGATCATACACCTCATTCTCATCATTTACTAGGATTAACTATGCTGCAAGTAGCTGCAGCAGTGGAGGTTCTGCAGCACCTGAGACTACTGACTGTACACATAGTGGGACTATTGCTTCCAGAGCTGCAGGGGTTACGGTAATTGCTCTGGAGAAACCCTCCTCTCCACTTGTGTGAAGAAACTGTTTCACTTTCAGTTCCTGCTCTTTCCCACCACAATGGCATCTGCTGAGCTGAACTGCTCCATCTGCCTGAGCCTCTATACAGATCCCGTatccctgagatgtggacacaacttctgccgctcGTGTATTGTGAGTGTGCTGGATGCACAGGAGGCGGCTGGAGGGTATTCCTGTCCTGACTGCAGAGCAGAATATCCGGAGCGTCCGGCCCTGGAGAAGAACCGAAAGCTGAGGAACATAGTGGAGCGTTtctcatctactcagcctgatatggaggagaccagaatcttctgtacttactgtacaaagtctcctgtaCCGGCTGTGAAATCCTGTCTGCAGTGTGAGGCGTCTTTTTGTGGAAAGCACCTAAGCAGACACATTAAGTCACCAGAACATAACTTAGTTGACCCCAATGTTACCCTTGAAGAAAGAAAATGCTCCACACACAAGGAGGTGCTGAAATACTACTGTCCTATAGACGCTGCCTTTATCTATGCGTCCTGCTGGGCGGATGGAGACCACAAGGgacatgatttggagccactgaacatggccttagagaaaaagaaaaaggaacTTAAACCTGTCTTTGAAACAATGAAATCCAAAAGAAAAGAAGTTGAAGAAAGAGTCCAGAATCTGAAGGATCACGGGACAGAACAGGGACAGAAATCAGCCAGACTCGGTAACAAAGTCGCTTTCCTGTTTACTGATCTCAGGAAAAAGCTGGATGATGTAGAAAGGAGAATCCAGGGAGAGATTTGCAGACAGAGGAATCAGGTCTTACGGTCAGTCTCAGACCTGGTAGAACAGGTGGATCTTCAAGTGGACAAACTGACCAAGGACATGAATCATCTTGCAGGATTATGTAATATCACTGATCCACTGACCTTTCTACAAGACGTAAACGCCGGTGACATCAGTGACGGGAGCTGTGAGGCCATCGGTGATGTAGGACATCCTCCGTGTGTGGATGAAGGCCTAGTCTCGCAGATATTACACAGAGGACTGGGGAACTTTGCTGATAATCTGATTGATACGAAGATAAAGAGACAGTTCTCAGTGTTGGAGAAAACGGACATATTACTGGATATAGACACGGCCCATAATAACATTATTATATCTCAGGATCTCAGATCTGCTTCTTATTCCGCTACATCACAGAACAGACCTGATGGGCCCAAGAGGTTCAAATCTTGTCAGGTGCTAAGTTCTCGCAGCTTCTCCTCCGGGAGACATTACTGGGAGGTGGACGTGAGTCAGGCAAAGAATTGGATTATTGGAGTGGCCGAAGAAAGTCTGGAGAGGAAGGTGAACGGAAATGACTCTTACATTGGTTATAATGAGAAATCCTGGGGTTTGATGTTCATTAAAACTTTTGGATTCCGTCATAACAAAATATATACACGACTGGCATCAGCTTCTCCTGTGCGGGTTGTGGGGATCtatctggattatgaggccggACGTCTGTCCTTCTATCAggtgtgtgaccccatcagacacttacacaccttcaccgCCTCCTTCACTGAGCCGCTCTATGCCGCCTTATATTTATCTGAAGGTTCAATAATCAGAATAATGGAATAATTACATTTAGGTGGCCTCTGTAAAGCCATAAAATTAATCTCCACCTTCCATCGTCCTTACATATTCGGATTCAAAACTCTGAGCTACTTAAGTTTATGTATAGTGGTTCAATCTTTTTTTGTCATAATTATACAATTCTACAGATCATCTCTATAGACATAATTTTAAGAGATAACGTATTACCTGTGGCCACCAGTAGAGGGAGCACAGTACTGTATACGTGGAATG harbors:
- the LOC143785387 gene encoding nuclear factor 7, brain-like, whose protein sequence is MASAELNCSICLSLYTDPVSLRCGHNFCRSCIVSVLDAQEAAGGYSCPDCRAEYPERPALEKNRKLRNIVERFSSTQPDMEETRIFCTYCTKSPVPAVKSCLQCEASFCGKHLSRHIKSPEHNLVDPNVTLEERKCSTHKEVLKYYCPIDAAFIYASCWADGDHKGHDLEPLNMALEKKKKELKPVFETMKSKRKEVEERVQNLKDHGTEQGQKSARLGNKVAFLFTDLRKKLDDVERRIQGEICRQRNQVLRSVSDLVEQVDLQVDKLTKDMNHLAGLCNITDPLTFLQDVNAGDISDGSCEAIGDVGHPPCVDEGLVSQILHRGLGNFADNLIDTKIKRQFSVLEKTDILLDIDTAHNNIIISQDLRSASYSATSQNRPDGPKRFKSCQVLSSRSFSSGRHYWEVDVSQAKNWIIGVAEESLERKVNGNDSYIGYNEKSWGLMFIKTFGFRHNKIYTRLASASPVRVVGIYLDYEAGRLSFYQVCDPIRHLHTFTASFTEPLYAALYLSEGSIIRIME